One Tomitella gaofuii DNA segment encodes these proteins:
- the mftR gene encoding mycofactocin system transcriptional regulator (MftR, the mycofactocin system transcriptional regulator, is an uncharacterized TetR family DNA-binding transcription factor. Its role is inferred by context. It occurs as part of the biosynthesis locus for mycofactocin, a partially characterized electron carrier derived from the terminal Val-Tyr dipeptide of the precursor peptide MftA, through a radical SAM enzyme-mediated process.), translating to MPHVTQPAGRAGRRPSTSADRIGAVGIKLFTEQGFEATSVDEIAETAGIARRTFFRYFPSKNAVPWGDFEGHLARMREGLAALPDGIPLAEGLRRVLIRFNTFPDEEAVTHRRRMALILGEQPLQAYSMLMYTDWRQAIAEYVARRTGMRPDEHIPQSVAWTMLGVALSAYEKWLDGADGAPDGCPAGGAGSVARLHALLDEGMRVLDAGVGSLPVAPGPAAGPAPAGAAEPAADAGPRPIGSAYTTR from the coding sequence ATGCCGCACGTCACACAACCCGCCGGTCGGGCAGGTAGGCGCCCCTCCACGAGCGCCGACCGGATCGGCGCCGTCGGGATCAAGCTGTTCACCGAGCAGGGCTTCGAGGCGACGAGCGTCGACGAGATCGCCGAGACGGCGGGTATAGCGCGCCGCACCTTCTTCCGCTACTTCCCCTCCAAGAACGCGGTGCCCTGGGGAGACTTCGAGGGCCACCTGGCGCGCATGCGGGAGGGGCTGGCCGCGCTCCCCGACGGCATCCCGCTCGCCGAGGGGCTGCGCCGCGTGCTCATCCGCTTCAACACCTTCCCCGACGAGGAGGCCGTCACTCACCGGCGTCGGATGGCGCTGATCCTGGGCGAGCAGCCGCTGCAGGCGTATTCGATGCTCATGTACACCGACTGGCGCCAGGCGATCGCCGAATACGTGGCGCGGCGGACCGGTATGCGCCCCGACGAGCACATCCCCCAGTCGGTGGCGTGGACGATGCTCGGCGTGGCGCTGTCCGCCTACGAGAAGTGGCTCGACGGGGCCGACGGCGCCCCCGACGGCTGTCCCGCCGGCGGCGCCGGATCGGTTGCCCGGCTGCACGCCCTGCTCGACGAGGGGATGCGCGTGCTCGACGCCGGCGTGGGATCGCTGCCGGTGGCACCGGGCCCCGCCGCCGGGCCCGCGCCGGCCGGCGCGGCAGAGCCGGCCGCAGACGCCGGGCCGCGGCCCATCGGAAGCGCCTACACGACCCGCTGA
- the macS gene encoding MacS family sensor histidine kinase, whose protein sequence is MTRTGRPRAPRTRRPRDHASSAAVLASLRQGLADDDPAGPLWRAAQAFRGVGFLYALGFLVAVDADLLHPKATWALFGVLTAANLAWTVGYLRGFARRGVWVASELVTSAAMMLSTSLVADAEWIAHNQTWPTTLWMASAVLSAALLGGARWGLAGAVVIGAANYFVKDEVILNFGRNATMILLAAAAVAVGLAATRARVTHDRLASAIGLAARSAEREHLAREVHDGVLQVLALIARRGCEIGGATEELAQLAAEQERSLRRLIASAPTDSAADAGSAERDLGAALRALADDRVHVSTPAEAVELCRATADEVLAAVHNILDNMARHAGPGARAHILLEDVGDEVVVSVRDDGTGIAPGRLREATDEGRMGVSHSIIGRIEDLGGSARLESEPGAGTEWELTVPARAEGAQTGRKAGSR, encoded by the coding sequence ATGACGAGAACCGGCCGCCCCCGTGCGCCGCGCACCCGGAGGCCCCGCGATCACGCATCGTCCGCCGCCGTGCTGGCCTCGCTGCGCCAGGGCCTTGCCGACGACGATCCGGCGGGGCCACTGTGGCGAGCGGCCCAGGCGTTCCGCGGCGTCGGGTTCCTCTATGCGCTCGGCTTCCTCGTGGCGGTGGATGCGGACCTGCTGCATCCGAAGGCCACCTGGGCGCTGTTCGGCGTGCTCACCGCCGCAAATCTCGCGTGGACCGTCGGCTACCTGCGCGGGTTCGCGCGGCGCGGCGTGTGGGTCGCGAGCGAACTGGTGACGTCGGCCGCGATGATGCTCTCGACCTCGCTGGTCGCCGACGCGGAGTGGATCGCGCACAACCAGACCTGGCCGACCACCCTGTGGATGGCGAGCGCGGTGCTGTCGGCGGCGCTGCTCGGCGGGGCGCGCTGGGGACTGGCGGGCGCGGTGGTCATCGGCGCCGCGAACTACTTCGTCAAGGACGAGGTCATCCTCAACTTCGGGCGGAACGCGACGATGATCCTCCTCGCCGCGGCCGCGGTGGCCGTGGGGCTGGCCGCCACGCGCGCCCGCGTCACGCACGACAGGCTGGCGTCGGCGATCGGGCTGGCGGCCCGGTCGGCCGAACGCGAACACCTCGCCCGCGAAGTGCACGACGGTGTCTTGCAGGTTCTGGCGCTCATCGCCCGGCGCGGGTGTGAGATCGGCGGCGCCACGGAGGAGTTGGCACAGCTCGCCGCCGAACAGGAGCGCAGCCTCCGGCGGCTCATCGCCTCCGCACCGACGGACTCCGCCGCGGACGCCGGGAGCGCGGAGCGTGATCTCGGCGCCGCGCTGCGGGCCCTGGCCGACGACCGCGTCCACGTGAGCACCCCCGCCGAGGCCGTCGAACTGTGCCGCGCGACGGCCGACGAGGTACTCGCCGCCGTCCACAACATCCTCGACAACATGGCGCGGCATGCGGGTCCCGGCGCCCGCGCTCACATCCTGCTCGAAGATGTGGGCGACGAGGTGGTCGTCAGTGTGCGCGACGACGGCACCGGTATCGCACCGGGCCGTCTGCGGGAGGCGACGGACGAGGGCCGGATGGGCGTGTCCCACTCCATCATCGGGCGGATCGAGGACCTCGGCGGTAGCGCCCGCCTGGAATCGGAACCGGGCGCCGGGACAGAATGGGAGCTGACCGTCCCCGCACGTGCGGAAGGGGCGCAGACCGGACGAAAGGCGGGCTCCCGGTGA
- a CDS encoding DinB family protein — translation MNASDWNEQLRFQMTLHWDEQIRPRLAGLTDDEYFWRPAPGAWTVHPRGEGTAPIEGGSGDFTIDFAIPAPSPAPVTTIAWRLGHVIVGVLAMRNAGHFGREHVDYTSFDYAGTAQEALAQLDAEYAAWLAGVERLGEDGLAAPCGPTEGPWAEYPMSTLVLHIHRELIHHLAEVALLRDLYPSAQR, via the coding sequence ATGAACGCATCCGACTGGAATGAGCAACTCCGCTTTCAGATGACCCTGCACTGGGACGAGCAGATACGGCCACGGCTCGCCGGATTGACCGATGACGAGTACTTCTGGCGGCCGGCCCCGGGAGCGTGGACGGTGCATCCGAGAGGAGAGGGCACCGCTCCCATCGAGGGGGGCTCGGGGGACTTCACCATCGACTTCGCAATCCCCGCACCGTCGCCCGCTCCGGTGACGACGATCGCCTGGCGCCTGGGGCACGTCATCGTCGGCGTCCTCGCAATGCGCAACGCCGGCCACTTCGGACGCGAGCATGTCGACTACACGTCGTTCGACTACGCCGGCACCGCGCAGGAGGCGCTGGCGCAACTGGACGCCGAGTACGCCGCCTGGCTCGCAGGCGTCGAACGTCTCGGCGAGGACGGGCTGGCGGCGCCGTGCGGCCCTACGGAAGGCCCGTGGGCGGAGTACCCGATGTCGACTCTCGTCCTGCACATCCACCGCGAGCTTATCCACCACCTCGCCGAGGTGGCGCTGTTGCGGGACCTCTACCCGTCCGCGCAGCGTTGA
- the mftA gene encoding mycofactocin precursor MftA (Mycofactocin is a small molecule electron carrier derived from the final two amino acids, Val-Tyr, of MftA, the mycofactocin precursor. It plays a role in redox homeostasis and the metabolism of alcohols and aldehydes in Actinobacteria, including Mycobacterium tuberculosis.): MSDRNAVQADAVDTVVAEESLIEEVSIDGMCGVY, translated from the coding sequence ATGTCCGACCGCAATGCAGTCCAGGCCGATGCCGTGGACACCGTGGTGGCCGAGGAGTCGCTGATCGAGGAGGTCTCGATCGACGGCATGTGCGGGGTCTACTGA
- the mftB gene encoding mycofactocin biosynthesis chaperone MftB (MftB, a small protein, is a peptide chaperone that assists the radical SAM enzyme MftC in performing two modifications to the C-terminal Val-Tyr dipeptide of the mycofactocin precursor peptide, MftA. MftB's role is analogous to the role of PqqD in the biosynthesis of PQQ, a cofactor that derives entirely from a Tyr and a Glu in the precursor PqqA.) produces the protein MTAAAPGFETEPGWRLHPQVALRPEPFGALLYHFGTRKLSFLKNRTVVGIVQSLPEHPSIAAAIDAAGVDEQSRHLYVHALTTLASSDMLVRSGQSAA, from the coding sequence ATGACTGCCGCCGCCCCCGGGTTCGAGACCGAGCCCGGGTGGCGGCTGCACCCCCAGGTGGCGCTGCGCCCCGAGCCGTTCGGCGCGTTGCTCTACCACTTCGGCACCCGGAAGCTGTCGTTCCTGAAGAACCGGACCGTCGTGGGGATCGTGCAGTCGTTGCCCGAGCACCCGTCCATCGCCGCCGCCATCGACGCGGCCGGTGTCGATGAGCAGTCGCGGCACCTGTACGTGCACGCGCTGACGACGCTCGCGTCGTCGGACATGCTCGTGCGTTCCGGCCAGTCGGCCGCCTGA
- the mftC gene encoding mycofactocin radical SAM maturase (MftC is a radical SAM/SPASM enzyme that catalyzes the first two steps in biosynthesis of the electron carrier mycofactocin from the terminal Val-Tyr dipeptide of the precursor peptide MftA.), protein MTATLSQPAPVGRLVDQFESGLDAPICLTWELTYACNLSCVHCLSSSGRRNPDELSTEQCKAIIDELQRMQVFYVNIGGGEPTVRPDFWELVDYATDHQVGVKFSTNGLKIDRAVAERLAASDYVDVQISLDGATAEVNDAVRGKGSFAMATTALQNLADAGFKDAKISVVVTRHNISQLDEFKALADRFGATLRITRLRPSGRAVDVWDELHPLPEQQRELYDWLVAHGEGVLTGDSFFHLSAYGDGTGAGGNGGGLPGLNLCGAGRVVCLIDPVGDVYACPFAIHDEFLAGNVLRDGGFESVWKSAELFRELREPQSAGACASCNFYDSCRGGCMAAKFFTGLPLDGPDPECVKGYGEALLADRGIDMALPKPSVDQSHRGRKRGSGPGTPIPLNLVTRPPSRACDENPLADLPEQMR, encoded by the coding sequence ATGACCGCCACACTTTCGCAGCCGGCGCCGGTCGGTCGCCTCGTCGACCAGTTCGAGTCCGGCCTCGACGCCCCCATCTGTCTGACCTGGGAGCTCACCTACGCGTGCAACCTGTCGTGCGTGCACTGCCTGTCCTCGTCGGGGCGGCGCAACCCGGACGAGCTCAGCACGGAGCAGTGCAAGGCCATCATCGACGAGCTGCAGCGCATGCAGGTGTTCTACGTCAACATCGGCGGCGGTGAGCCCACCGTGCGGCCCGACTTCTGGGAACTCGTCGACTACGCCACCGACCACCAGGTGGGCGTGAAGTTCTCCACGAACGGCCTGAAGATCGACCGCGCCGTCGCCGAGCGACTCGCGGCGTCCGACTACGTCGACGTGCAGATCTCCCTCGACGGTGCCACCGCGGAGGTCAACGACGCGGTGCGCGGCAAGGGCTCGTTCGCCATGGCCACCACGGCCCTGCAGAACCTGGCCGACGCCGGCTTCAAGGACGCCAAGATCTCGGTGGTCGTCACCCGCCACAACATCTCCCAGCTCGACGAGTTCAAGGCGCTCGCGGACCGCTTCGGCGCCACCCTGCGCATCACCCGCCTGCGCCCGTCGGGCCGTGCCGTGGACGTGTGGGACGAGCTGCACCCGCTGCCCGAGCAGCAGCGCGAGCTCTACGACTGGCTCGTCGCCCACGGCGAAGGGGTCCTCACGGGCGACTCGTTCTTCCACCTGTCCGCCTACGGCGACGGCACCGGTGCGGGGGGCAACGGCGGCGGGCTGCCGGGGCTCAACCTGTGCGGGGCCGGCCGCGTGGTGTGCCTGATCGACCCGGTCGGCGACGTCTACGCCTGCCCGTTCGCCATCCACGACGAGTTCCTGGCGGGCAACGTGCTGCGCGACGGCGGCTTCGAGTCGGTGTGGAAGTCCGCCGAGTTGTTCCGTGAGCTGCGCGAGCCGCAATCCGCGGGCGCGTGCGCCAGCTGCAACTTCTACGACTCGTGCCGCGGCGGATGCATGGCCGCGAAGTTCTTCACCGGGCTGCCGCTCGACGGTCCCGATCCGGAATGCGTCAAGGGCTACGGCGAGGCGCTGCTGGCCGACCGCGGCATCGACATGGCGCTGCCGAAGCCCAGCGTCGACCAGTCGCACCGTGGCCGCAAGCGCGGAAGCGGTCCCGGCACGCCCATCCCGCTCAACCTCGTCACGCGGCCTCCGTCGCGCGCATGCGACGAGAACCCGCTGGCGGACCTGCCCGAGCAGATGCGCTGA